aggatcactttaaaaatgataataccgGTTTTAGTTGAGCTTTAGTTCAATCTTGGACTCAAATAGCAGCTGAGTTTAGCCTTTAATAAAAGTCGCTTCACTTGTGTTGTAACAGGCAATTGACTGCTGGTAAACTGCTGGAGCAGGGTGTAGCAGATGGGAGTACACTGACCTTACACGTTGAAAATGCTTTATTTGtaagtttaaaaacaaaaatgcacacACGCACAGAACATGTCAGCGTATTTTGGGGTGACGCGTGAGTTTGTTCAATCGTTTCCTCTACAGACTTCGAGTTGCAGAATCGAGAAGATTGTGGAAGTTCTGGAAAAGCTAACAGAAAGTGAGGTAAATAAATATGATTCATTTTCTATgattcattttctgtatttGCTTTGAAACGTACAATTATGATCACCTTTTTTTACTTGGCTCGTTCCCGACAATGGTGCAGATTAGCGACTTCTTGTCTGGCCGCTCACCTGTGGTCATTCAACTGGGAATGGGTGCCCACACCATGCACGTGCAGCTGCAGCTGTCCCCACAGGACGTGGCCAAACTGCAGCTGGACAAAGCCCCCGAAGCCCCTGGCGAGGTCAACACGGGCCGCTCCCCGTCTCACGCGAACGCCGCTCGACCAGCTTCTTCTCAGCTCGCCACAGTCGCGCATTCTGTCACGTCTATGGACCGCCACTGCCGAGCCGCATCTCATCACTCTTGTCCACACGCTGCTGTTTCAACACCTTCCTTCCCCTCGGCTTGCCCACGAGCAGCCACGGCACTTACATGTGTCAGGGATGCCATTGCAGCACCTCAGAGTCCGTTAACAGCCACCACCTTCAGAGAGGTCAGCCATGTCAGATTGTGTACAATCTTTTAAGCGACAGTTTATAATCCTGTCCTTGATATTTTACAGTCTTTTCACCCCGCTGTTGAACCAAGCAAGCAACCAGGCGCAGTCATAGAAAGTTTAGTGAAACACTCTCAAGGAGTATTCTCCGGAACTTTCTCTGGTAAGTCCTGTGGGAAGAACGGTCAATTTTTCATATAGAAGAAGTGATTGAATGAAATTTCACTTTGTTAAAATTATAAAACGTGTTTTTGGGCTAATGGTCATTGTTAGGGTGTCAAACAAAAGAGAACCTCCATCGCATGAGAATTCTGGTGGTTTTGGGGTATGAACAATGTTTGTGAGTCAAACAGCTTTGGCTGGGGAGTAACACCATTACAAAAAAAGGTGTAcaaatataaagaaaacataataaaatgtcacgCAACTATCCCATCAGGCACTCTGGTTCCGTGCAATCAAAGCAGCGACAGCCATCATCGACGCGGCGTGAGTATTATTCTGCAGATCCTCGATGATCTCCTCAGAGCTGCCTCACAACACCCAAGGGCTCCGACATCCCTTCGTCCTGCTTCGGATCCTCTGACACAGGAGCGCCGGTGCGGGGCAGAGCTGGTCGGTCAAGCTCCAGGTGAGCGCCTTCACATCTCACCCTTGTCTATGAATGTTCACTCCCACCACAACGAgttatttttggggcatttcacgtaaTTTCttcttgatttttggtcacttcattttccttttggggcatttacaggtcactttctgttgattttgagggcatttacaggtcacttcctgttgaatttggggtagCGAAACAGAAGTGActtaagaatgtccccaaatgaataggaagtacagtggggcaaatgagtatttagtcaaccactaactgtgcaagttctcccacttgaaaatattagagaggcctgtaattgtcaacatggataaacctcaaccatgagagacagaatgtggaaaaaaaaaaacagaaaatcacattgtttgatttttaaagaatttatttgcaaatcatggtggaaaataagtatttggtcaataccaaaagttcatctcattcctttgtcatgtacccttttttggcaataacagaggccaaacgttttgtgtaactcttcacaagtttttcacacactgttgctggtattttcgcccattcctccatgcagatcacctctagagcagtgatgttttcgggctgtcgttgggcaacaaggactttcaactccctccacagattttctatggggttgagatctggagactggctaggccactccaggactttgaaatgcttcttacgaagccactcctttgttgccctggctgtgtgtttgggatcattgtcatgctgaaagacccagccacgtctcatcttcaatgcccttgctgatggaaggaaattttcactcaaaatctctcgatacatggccccattcattctttcctttacacagatcagttgtcctggtgcctttgcagaaaaactgtCCCAAAGCAtactgtttccacccccatgcttaacagtgggtatggtgttctccaggtgcaattcagtattctttctcctccaaacatgagaacgtgtttctaacaaaaagttctattttgatttcatctgaccataacacattctcccagtcctcttctggatcatccaaatgctctctagcgaaccgcagacggg
The DNA window shown above is from Corythoichthys intestinalis isolate RoL2023-P3 chromosome 14, ASM3026506v1, whole genome shotgun sequence and carries:
- the LOC130929988 gene encoding midnolin-like; amino-acid sequence: MRLFFGSGSNGDSLELVVPGGETVDGLRTRLSRQLNVHTDKIVILHKDKQLTAGKLLEQGVADGSTLTLHVENALFTSSCRIEKIVEVLEKLTESEISDFLSGRSPVVIQLGMGAHTMHVQLQLSPQDVAKLQLDKAPEAPGEVNTGRSPSHANAARPASSQLATVAHSVTSMDRHCRAASHHSCPHAAVSTPSFPSACPRAATALTCVRDAIAAPQSPLTATTFRESFHPAVEPSKQPGAVIESLVKHSQGVFSGTFSGTLVPCNQSSDSHHRRGVSIILQILDDLLRAASQHPRAPTSLRPASDPLTQERRCGAELVGQAPAEEAQQSLTTSKENQTLHCKLKHLQSLLDQRRHHRRTRRSTPFSQKPHPYQRNYCP